The following proteins come from a genomic window of Rutidosis leptorrhynchoides isolate AG116_Rl617_1_P2 chromosome 10, CSIRO_AGI_Rlap_v1, whole genome shotgun sequence:
- the LOC139873056 gene encoding probable polyamine oxidase 5 produces MVLKKPRIVIIGAGMSGLTAANKLYKSGVKKGAFELCVVEGGNRIGGRIITSEFGGDRIEMGATWIHGIGGSPIHKIAQEINSLESEQPWECMDGFSDGYVLNPITIAENGYVLNPSLVDPISNLFTNLMNFAQGKKKSIVGGVEVNLDRNGNESVGSFLRKGLEFYWKMESRKEKDEIKGCGEWNRKSLEESIFAMHENTQRTYTAANDLHNLDYLAESQYVMFPGDEITIARGYSSIIESLASVLPHGVIQLGKKVNSIEWQPECVMGLRENGHSSSSRPVKIHFLDGTSMSADHVIVTVSLGVLKAGIFNNNNNDLGMFKFSPPLPSYKIEAISRLGYGVVNKLFLKLSPEFDLDRFPFLQMLFHKSDHQMTNPKIPWWIRKTTSLSPIYETSSVLLSWFAGEEALELEALRDDVVLNEVTTTISSFMMHKKHNGKVIKSSVKFDKILKTGWGSDPLFMGSYSYIAVGSSIVDMDLLAEPLPNTTGFESKTSGSPPLQVLFAGEATHRTHYSTTHGAYFSGLREANRLLQHYHCIDV; encoded by the coding sequence ATGGTTTTAAAGAAACCAAGAATAGTAATAATTGGAGCTGGAATGTCAGGGTTGACAGCTGCAAATAAGCTTTACAAATCTGGTGTTAAAAAAGGGGCTTTTGAGCTTTGTGTTGTAGAAGGTGGAAATAGAATTGGAGGTAGGATTATTACCTCAGAATTTGGTGGTGATAGAATTGAGATGGGAGCTACTTGGATCCATGGAATTGGAGGTAGCCCAATTCACAAGATTGCTCAAGAAATCAATTCATTGGAATCAGAACAGCCATGGGAGTGCATGGATGGGTTTAGTGATGGGTATGTTTTGAATCCAATCACCATTGCTGAAAATGGGTATGTTTTAAATCCATCTCTTGTTGACCCAATTTCAAATCTTTTTACCAATTTAATGAATTTTGCTCAAGGTAAAAAGAAATCTATAGTGGGTGGGGTTGAAGTTAATCTTGACAGGAATGGGAATGAAAGTGTCGGGTCTTTTCTTAGAAAAGGTCTTGAATTTTATTGGAAGATGGAATCAAGAAAGGAAAAAGATGAGATTAAAGGGTGTGGGGAATGGAATAGGAAATCATTAGAAGAATCAATCTTTGCAATGCATGAAAACACTCAAAGAACTTATACAGCTGCCAATGATTTGCATAATCTTGATTACTTAGCAGAGTCTCAATATGTTATGTTTCCTGGTGATGAGATCACCATTGCTCGAGGCTATTCAAGCATTATAGAATCATTAGCATCTGTTTTACCACATGGGGTTATTCAATTAGGCAAGAAAGTGAATAGTATTGAGTGGCAGCCTGAATGTGTGATGGGATTAAGGGAAAATGGGCATAGTAGTAGTTCAAGACCAGTAAAGATTCACTTTCTTGATGGTACAAGCATGTCAGCAGATCATGTTATTGTTACAGTTTCATTAGGAGTACTTAAAGCAggaatctttaacaacaacaataacgaTTTGGGTATGTTTAAATTTAGTCCTCCACTTCCTAGTTACAAGATTGAAGCAATTTCAAGACTTGGGTATGGTGTAGTTAACAAGCTTTTCTTGAAACTAAGTCCTGAATTTGATCTTGACCGATTTCCATTCCTACAAATGTTGTTCCATAAATCGGATCATCAAATGACGAACCCGAAGATACCATGGTGGATTAGAAAGACAACGTCTTTGTCACCAATATATGAAACATCGAGCGTGTTATTGTCTTGGTTTGCAGGTGAAGAAGCACTTGAGCTGGAAGCACTTCGGGATGATGTGGTTCTCAATGAGGTGACTACGACTATTTCTAGCTTTATGATGCATAAAAAACATAATGGAAAAGTGATCAAAAGTTCAGTGAAGTTTGATAAAATTTTAAAAACCGGATGGGGGAGCGATCCACTGTTTATGGGATCGTATAGTTATATAGCAGTAGGATCAAGTATCGTAGACATGGATTTACTGGCTGAGCCATTACCAAACACGACGGGTTTCGAGTCAAAAACAAGTGGGTCACCCCCACTTCAAGTTCTTTTCGCAGGGGAAGCGACACATAGAACTCATTACTCCACAACCCATGGTGCTTATTTCAGTGGTCTTAGAGAAGCCAATAGGCTTCTTCAACATTATCATTGTATTGAtgtataa